Proteins encoded in a region of the Limnochordia bacterium genome:
- a CDS encoding TatD family hydrolase, giving the protein MLIDSHAHLDNERFEGEQEEVIARAQQVGVSIIINVGWDLPSSKQAIESAAKYPGIYAAIGVHPHDASSLNNDVIKEFVALAEHPKVIAIGEIGLDYYYDLSPREQQMEAFCQQLDLAGQLRLPVIIHNRDAHEDTQQILKGYKGKLAGGVMHCFSGSVEMATTMLDYGLYLGFGGPITFKNAVRPPEVVRYTPLERMLIETDCPYLTPVPHRGKRNEPAYVFYVAEKVAQLKGLDVAEVAVATTSNARALFNLTRASLNR; this is encoded by the coding sequence ATGCTAATTGATAGTCATGCCCATTTAGATAATGAGCGTTTTGAAGGGGAACAGGAAGAAGTAATCGCAAGGGCCCAACAGGTCGGTGTGAGCATTATCATTAATGTGGGGTGGGATTTGCCCTCATCTAAACAGGCCATTGAGTCAGCTGCAAAGTATCCAGGAATCTATGCGGCGATTGGCGTCCATCCCCATGATGCAAGTAGCCTTAACAATGATGTTATCAAGGAATTTGTTGCCCTTGCCGAGCACCCTAAAGTCATCGCTATCGGGGAGATAGGGTTGGACTACTACTATGATCTATCCCCCAGAGAGCAACAAATGGAGGCGTTTTGCCAGCAGCTGGATCTTGCAGGCCAGCTTCGCCTTCCGGTGATCATTCATAACCGCGATGCCCATGAGGATACTCAGCAGATTCTCAAGGGGTACAAAGGAAAACTGGCCGGTGGGGTAATGCACTGCTTTTCTGGGAGTGTGGAAATGGCGACTACAATGCTGGATTACGGTCTTTACCTAGGATTTGGGGGTCCGATCACTTTCAAGAACGCGGTAAGGCCGCCAGAGGTAGTCAGATATACGCCCTTAGAACGTATGCTCATTGAGACGGATTGCCCATATCTTACACCAGTACCCCACCGAGGAAAACGCAACGAACCCGCCTATGTTTTCTATGTAGCAGAGAAAGTTGCGCAATTAAAGGGCCTAGATGTCGCAGAAGTGGCGGTTGCAACGACAAGTAATGCCCGGGCCCTTTTTAATCTGACCCGGGCCAGTCTCAATAGGTGA
- the metG gene encoding methionine--tRNA ligase: MSKDTYFITTPIYYPSDKLHIGHAYTTVIADALARYHRLLGKKVLFLTGSDDHGQKIEKVAEKRGITPKEYVDGIVPTFMRLWERLNISYDDFIRTTDERHKKVVQEVFMRVYNKGDIYKGYYEGWYCTPCEAFWLESKLVDHKCPDCGRPVELLKEEAYYFRISKYADRLLEHIEKNPEFIQPESRKNEMVQFIKSGLEDLCVSRTSFDWGIPVPINSDHVIYVWFDALTNYLTGSGYLQDEVTFKAFWPADLHLVGKEITRFHTIIWPIILMALDLELPKQVFGHGWLLMDSDKMSKSKGNVVDPNLLIDEFGADAIRYFLLREISFGADGNFSVEALIQRTNADLANDLGNLLHRSLTMIQKYFDGVIPTPGPENELDESLRKGAEAACQEVDRYLGQLQINAALGAIWSFIGRTNKYIDESEPWNVAKSQDTPRLARIMYNLAEALRMTAFLVWPFIPATGESILEQLGVKQEFQVANRQWGLLEPNTKTQPTGPLFPRIDIKEREAALEDKKSKQTEKDAGEEQVDELISIDEFQKVKLCVGHIVDAQSHPNADRLVVLKVDTGDEVRQIVAGIAKHYAPEDLKGKKVVIVANLKPTKLRGELSEGMVLAAVSEEELGLVTVDKDIPAGAVVR, translated from the coding sequence ATCGCTTGCTAGGTAAGAAAGTTTTGTTCTTGACTGGTTCTGACGATCACGGCCAGAAAATTGAAAAGGTGGCAGAAAAGCGGGGTATCACCCCGAAGGAATATGTCGACGGCATTGTACCTACCTTCATGAGGCTGTGGGAGCGCTTAAATATCTCCTATGACGATTTCATTCGCACCACCGACGAACGCCACAAGAAGGTAGTTCAGGAAGTCTTCATGCGTGTTTATAACAAGGGTGATATCTATAAAGGATACTACGAAGGTTGGTATTGTACGCCTTGTGAAGCATTTTGGTTAGAAAGTAAACTAGTGGATCATAAATGCCCTGACTGTGGGCGTCCGGTTGAACTCTTGAAGGAAGAGGCTTATTATTTTCGGATTTCCAAATATGCTGATCGACTCCTGGAACACATTGAAAAGAACCCTGAGTTTATCCAGCCTGAGAGCAGGAAAAACGAAATGGTTCAGTTTATCAAAAGTGGACTAGAGGATCTTTGTGTCAGTCGTACTAGTTTTGATTGGGGTATTCCCGTACCTATTAACTCCGATCACGTGATCTACGTTTGGTTTGATGCACTTACCAATTATCTTACCGGTAGTGGCTACCTTCAGGATGAAGTGACCTTCAAGGCCTTTTGGCCAGCGGATCTACATCTTGTCGGCAAGGAGATCACCCGATTCCATACCATTATTTGGCCGATTATCCTAATGGCTTTAGATCTTGAATTACCGAAGCAGGTATTCGGTCACGGATGGTTATTGATGGATAGCGATAAGATGTCTAAGTCGAAGGGCAACGTAGTGGATCCAAATCTACTTATCGACGAATTCGGTGCCGACGCCATTCGGTATTTTCTCCTACGGGAGATCTCCTTCGGGGCTGACGGCAATTTCAGCGTCGAGGCTCTGATCCAAAGAACCAATGCAGATTTGGCCAACGATCTGGGAAATCTGCTGCACCGCAGCCTTACGATGATTCAGAAGTACTTTGATGGAGTGATTCCTACACCAGGGCCAGAGAACGAGCTGGATGAAAGCTTACGCAAAGGGGCCGAGGCAGCTTGCCAAGAGGTCGATCGTTACTTAGGCCAGCTTCAGATCAATGCTGCCCTTGGAGCAATCTGGTCCTTCATTGGGCGGACCAACAAGTATATCGATGAATCCGAACCATGGAATGTGGCTAAATCTCAAGATACACCACGGCTGGCTAGGATCATGTATAATCTTGCGGAAGCTTTACGCATGACTGCCTTTTTGGTTTGGCCTTTCATTCCCGCAACTGGTGAGAGTATCCTTGAGCAGTTGGGGGTTAAACAGGAATTCCAGGTCGCCAATCGCCAGTGGGGTTTGTTGGAGCCAAACACAAAGACGCAACCAACGGGACCATTGTTTCCTCGAATTGATATTAAAGAGCGGGAAGCAGCACTAGAGGATAAGAAGAGCAAACAGACAGAAAAAGACGCAGGTGAAGAACAGGTGGACGAACTTATTTCGATCGATGAATTCCAGAAAGTAAAGCTGTGTGTCGGGCACATAGTTGATGCCCAGAGTCACCCTAACGCGGACCGATTAGTTGTGCTCAAAGTCGATACCGGAGACGAAGTTCGCCAGATAGTTGCTGGAATCGCCAAGCACTATGCTCCGGAGGACCTAAAAGGAAAGAAAGTTGTCATTGTTGCCAATCTGAAACCAACCAAACTACGGGGCGAGTTATCCGAAGGAATGGTTCTGGCTGCAGTCTCTGAAGAAGAGCTTGGTCTAGTTACTGTAGATAAAGACATTCCCGCGGGCGCAGTTGTCCGGTAA